A region of Planktomarina temperata RCA23 DNA encodes the following proteins:
- the ftsA gene encoding cell division protein FtsA, with protein MNDLYQAQRAMRALRTTAIQRGVIAVMDVGSSKVACLILRFDGPSEISSGEVIGSMAGQSSFRVIGAATTKSRGMRFGEIESMAETERAIRTALQAAQKMALVRVDHVIGCFSGGAPRSYGVFGEVSIEDDAVHSQDIGRVLAACDLPDFGESRAVMHAQPINFTLDDRAWMADPRGHVGQNLSADLHILTVEERAIQNLNHCVKRCDVELAGVASSAYVSAHAALVEDEQELGAACIDMGGGATGVSVFFKKHLIYADSVRMGGDHVTSDISMGLQIPTASAERLKTLHGGAMAMEVDDREMIETGGNSGDWEHDRRQVSRSELIGIIRPRIEEILEDVRDRLDAAGFDNLPGKQIVLTGGASQIPGLDGLAARILGQHVRLGRPIRVQGLPQAATGPAFSGVVGLALNAAHPQDEWWDFEVPQPQMVGRPLRRALRWFRNNW; from the coding sequence ATGAATGATCTTTACCAAGCCCAACGGGCTATGCGTGCTTTGCGCACCACCGCTATTCAACGCGGTGTGATCGCGGTGATGGATGTCGGCAGCTCAAAAGTGGCCTGTTTGATTTTACGGTTTGATGGGCCGAGTGAAATTTCATCCGGTGAGGTCATTGGCTCCATGGCCGGGCAATCGAGCTTTCGGGTGATTGGTGCGGCCACCACCAAATCGCGGGGCATGCGCTTTGGTGAAATTGAGTCAATGGCAGAGACCGAACGGGCGATCCGCACCGCGCTGCAAGCCGCTCAGAAAATGGCCCTGGTGCGGGTGGATCACGTGATTGGCTGTTTTTCCGGTGGGGCACCGCGCAGCTATGGGGTGTTTGGCGAGGTTTCGATCGAGGATGATGCGGTGCATTCGCAGGATATTGGTCGGGTGTTGGCTGCCTGCGATCTGCCAGATTTTGGCGAAAGCCGTGCCGTGATGCATGCGCAGCCGATTAATTTCACTCTGGATGACCGCGCTTGGATGGCCGATCCACGTGGCCATGTTGGGCAAAATCTGTCCGCTGATTTGCACATTTTGACCGTGGAGGAGCGTGCCATACAAAACCTCAACCACTGCGTGAAGCGCTGTGATGTTGAGTTGGCCGGCGTGGCCTCTTCGGCCTATGTCTCGGCACATGCAGCTTTGGTTGAAGATGAGCAAGAGCTGGGTGCGGCCTGCATTGATATGGGCGGCGGCGCGACGGGTGTCTCTGTTTTCTTCAAAAAACACCTGATTTATGCCGACAGCGTGCGTATGGGCGGCGATCATGTCACCAGCGATATCTCCATGGGTCTGCAAATTCCAACCGCTTCGGCAGAGCGGCTCAAAACCCTGCACGGGGGCGCGATGGCCATGGAGGTGGATGATCGTGAGATGATTGAAACGGGCGGCAACAGCGGCGATTGGGAACATGATCGCCGTCAAGTTAGCCGATCAGAACTGATCGGAATTATTCGCCCAAGGATTGAGGAAATTCTTGAAGATGTCCGTGACCGGCTTGATGCGGCTGGCTTTGATAACTTGCCGGGAAAACAAATCGTTTTGACCGGTGGGGCCAGTCAGATCCCCGGGCTTGATGGTTTGGCGGCGCGTATATTGGGCCAACATGTGCGCCTTGGGCGCCCTATTCGGGTTCAGGGCCTGCCGCAAGCGGCCACTGGACCGGCTTTTTCTGGTGTGGTGGGCTTGGCGCTCAATGCGGCACATCCGCAAGATGAATGGTGGGATTTCGAGGTGCCACAACCACAAATGGTAGGGCGCCCTTTGCGTCGCGCGCTGCGCTGGTTTCGGAATAATTGGTAA
- the ftsZ gene encoding cell division protein FtsZ, giving the protein MALNLTMPEQDDLKPRITVFGVGGAGGNAVDNMIEKELEGVEFVVANTDAQALQQSKAPVKIQMGLKVTEGLGAGAKAAIGAAAAEESIEQIVDQLAGAHMCFITAGMGGGTGTGAAPIIAQAARELGVLTVGVVTKPFQFEGSKRMRQAEEGVEALQKVVDTLIIIPNQNLFRLANESTTFTDAFSMADDVLYQGVKGVTDLMVRPGLINLDFADVRAVMDEMGKAMMGTGEASGENRAVEAADKAVSNPLLDEISLRGAKGVLINITGGADLTLFELDEAANRIREEVDPDANIIVGSTLDTTLEGVMRVSVVATGIDADQSNHASALPSRRAAAPMEDAAPEADHTAEQPVALEFPFDTETEAPSFAATETAQDEIPAPAYQPQLAEPEQIVVPEPEAPAAFALAAPGTPTPEAMARLRAAVERVPETAEPRMSAEPRGFGEPAAPAKGKFGINSLINRMTGQGDSPASEAPSSTPSLGQQSYEGDETGNEADERIEIPAFLRRQAN; this is encoded by the coding sequence ATGGCTCTAAACTTAACCATGCCCGAGCAAGACGACTTGAAACCCCGGATCACGGTCTTCGGTGTTGGCGGTGCAGGCGGTAATGCTGTCGACAATATGATTGAAAAAGAGCTTGAGGGCGTTGAATTTGTGGTTGCAAATACCGACGCGCAAGCTTTGCAGCAATCGAAAGCGCCGGTGAAAATCCAAATGGGCCTGAAAGTCACCGAAGGTCTTGGCGCTGGGGCCAAAGCCGCCATTGGGGCTGCGGCTGCTGAAGAAAGCATCGAACAAATCGTAGACCAACTGGCCGGGGCGCATATGTGCTTTATCACTGCGGGCATGGGCGGCGGGACAGGCACCGGGGCGGCCCCCATTATTGCGCAAGCGGCGCGTGAGCTTGGCGTTTTGACCGTGGGTGTTGTGACCAAACCCTTCCAGTTTGAGGGCAGCAAACGCATGCGTCAGGCAGAAGAGGGTGTTGAAGCGCTGCAAAAAGTTGTCGATACGCTGATTATTATTCCAAATCAAAACCTGTTCCGCCTGGCCAATGAAAGCACCACCTTTACGGATGCGTTCAGCATGGCAGATGATGTGCTTTATCAGGGTGTTAAAGGTGTAACAGATCTGATGGTGCGTCCAGGCCTCATCAACCTTGATTTTGCCGATGTGCGCGCCGTTATGGACGAAATGGGCAAGGCGATGATGGGAACAGGCGAGGCCAGCGGCGAAAACCGCGCGGTTGAAGCCGCTGATAAAGCGGTCTCTAATCCTTTGCTGGATGAAATTAGCCTGCGTGGCGCCAAGGGCGTCTTGATCAACATCACTGGCGGCGCCGATTTGACGCTGTTTGAGTTGGACGAAGCGGCCAATCGGATTCGCGAAGAGGTCGATCCAGACGCGAATATTATTGTCGGCTCCACTTTGGATACGACCTTGGAAGGGGTGATGCGGGTTTCTGTGGTCGCCACGGGCATTGATGCCGATCAATCCAATCATGCCTCGGCACTACCATCTCGTCGCGCAGCAGCACCGATGGAAGATGCAGCACCAGAAGCGGATCACACAGCAGAGCAGCCTGTTGCTCTGGAGTTCCCATTTGACACTGAGACCGAAGCGCCCAGCTTTGCTGCGACTGAGACTGCCCAGGATGAAATTCCCGCGCCAGCCTATCAGCCGCAATTGGCAGAACCTGAGCAAATTGTTGTGCCCGAGCCTGAGGCTCCGGCAGCGTTTGCTCTGGCGGCCCCCGGAACGCCAACGCCAGAAGCCATGGCGCGCTTGCGCGCAGCTGTAGAGCGCGTGCCAGAGACGGCGGAGCCGCGCATGTCCGCAGAGCCACGTGGCTTCGGGGAGCCAGCGGCACCGGCCAAAGGTAAATTTGGGATAAATTCTTTGATCAATCGCATGACGGGGCAGGGCGACTCACCGGCTTCTGAGGCGCCTTCGTCTACACCTTCCCTGGGTCAGCAGAGCTATGAAGGTGATGAGACCGGCAATGAAGCGGATGAGAGAATTGAGATACCGGCGTTTTTACGCCGACAGGCCAATTGA
- the lpxC gene encoding UDP-3-O-acyl-N-acetylglucosamine deacetylase, whose product MQKTLKSEVVFTGVGLHCGRDVTLRVRPAAAQTGIWFRRTDVSDADPYISANWQCAVHTALCTRLVNADGLGVSTVEHVMAAIAGCGINNAVVELDGPEVPIMDGSALEFVRGFLKAGLIEQAAPVQVLEILQTVEVQENGAYAALMPFGGIEMDFSIDFPDAAIGQQSKTLNLANGSFVHELCDSRTFCRNSDVQVMRSNGLALGGTLMNAVVIEGADVLSPGGMRHPDEPVRHKMLDAMGDLALAGGPIIGRYVGRRAGHTLTNKLLRKLFSQPGAFRRVDCDAQMSERLPGAGLAQEDVRIYA is encoded by the coding sequence TTGCAAAAAACACTGAAATCAGAAGTGGTTTTCACGGGCGTTGGCCTGCATTGCGGGCGTGACGTGACGCTGCGCGTGCGGCCTGCGGCGGCGCAGACGGGCATTTGGTTTCGGCGCACAGATGTCTCTGATGCAGATCCCTATATCTCCGCCAATTGGCAATGTGCGGTCCACACCGCGCTGTGCACGCGCTTGGTCAATGCCGATGGTCTGGGCGTGTCGACTGTGGAGCATGTTATGGCCGCGATTGCCGGCTGTGGGATCAACAATGCTGTTGTTGAACTGGACGGCCCAGAGGTGCCCATTATGGACGGCTCCGCATTGGAGTTTGTTCGGGGCTTCTTGAAGGCTGGGCTGATTGAGCAAGCGGCACCTGTTCAGGTGTTGGAAATTCTGCAAACGGTCGAAGTGCAAGAGAATGGCGCCTATGCGGCTTTGATGCCCTTCGGTGGAATTGAGATGGATTTTTCAATCGATTTTCCAGATGCGGCGATTGGGCAGCAATCGAAAACGCTCAATCTTGCCAATGGTAGTTTTGTGCATGAGCTCTGCGATAGCCGGACATTTTGCCGAAATTCTGATGTGCAAGTGATGCGCTCCAACGGTTTGGCTCTTGGTGGAACATTGATGAATGCAGTTGTGATTGAGGGCGCCGATGTTTTGAGCCCTGGCGGCATGCGTCATCCTGATGAACCGGTGCGCCATAAAATGTTGGATGCTATGGGCGATCTCGCGCTTGCGGGCGGCCCGATTATTGGCCGCTATGTCGGGCGGCGTGCCGGTCACACGCTGACCAACAAGCTGCTGCGCAAGCTCTTTAGCCAACCCGGTGCGTTTCGCAGGGTGGACTGTGATGCGCAAATGTCCGAGCGCTTGCCCGGAGCAGGATTGGCTCAAGAAGATGTGCGTATTTACGCATAG
- a CDS encoding outer membrane protein assembly factor BamD codes for MRSHYVILLCFLTVAIPGCSTLKSKPKIDIDTYSAKEIYDLAEDRLAKKRPQDAAKYFSEIERLYPYSEWAKRGLIMQAYSYHKDQDYENSRGAAQRYIDFFPAAEDAAYAQYILALSYYDQISEVGRDQDVTVKALQELRLLIERYPDSKYAKDSAEKFDMAFSFLAAKEMEVGRYYLQRGYYTSAVNRFRKVVQEFRTTEQTPEALYRLIECYLSLGLRGEAQSAASILQESYSSTQWHKDSLILLSGEGLLPDAGGQNWLSTIYRQTIKGQWL; via the coding sequence ATGCGGTCTCACTATGTGATTCTTCTTTGTTTTTTGACAGTTGCGATTCCAGGATGCAGCACGCTGAAAAGTAAGCCGAAAATCGATATTGATACCTATTCGGCCAAAGAGATTTACGATTTGGCTGAGGATAGGCTCGCGAAGAAGCGTCCACAGGATGCCGCGAAGTATTTTAGCGAGATTGAACGGCTCTACCCCTATTCAGAATGGGCCAAGCGTGGTCTCATAATGCAGGCCTATAGTTACCACAAAGATCAAGACTATGAAAACAGTCGCGGCGCGGCGCAACGCTACATTGATTTCTTCCCTGCCGCTGAAGACGCGGCCTATGCACAGTATATTTTGGCGTTGAGCTATTATGATCAAATCTCGGAAGTTGGCCGAGACCAGGACGTGACCGTCAAGGCCTTACAAGAATTGCGCCTGCTGATTGAGCGTTACCCTGACAGTAAATACGCAAAAGATTCGGCAGAAAAATTTGACATGGCCTTCAGCTTTTTGGCGGCCAAAGAGATGGAAGTTGGCCGATATTATTTGCAGCGCGGATATTACACCTCGGCCGTCAATCGGTTTCGCAAAGTGGTGCAAGAGTTTCGCACGACCGAACAAACACCAGAAGCTTTATATCGTTTGATCGAGTGCTACCTGTCTTTGGGTTTGAGGGGTGAGGCGCAATCGGCGGCCTCGATTTTGCAAGAAAGCTATAGCAGCACGCAATGGCATAAGGACAGTTTAATTTTGCTGAGTGGCGAGGGTCTGCTTCCGGATGCGGGCGGGCAAAACTGGCTGTCGACCATCTACCGGCAGACGATCAAGGGCCAATGGTTATAA
- the recN gene encoding DNA repair protein RecN, whose amino-acid sequence MLRGLSVRDILIIDHLELEFQPGLNVLTGETGAGKSILLDCLGFVLGWRGRAELVRQGAEQGEVVAWFDLPADHPVNEILKDSGIEPEDELILRRINNRDGRKTAFVNDRRCSGQVLRQISETLLELHGQHDDRGLLNVKGHMALLDDFAQAAPLREETRQAWRALSLAKAERTALAAKIEALAAEEDYLRHTVDELEALDVQPGDESQLDSKRRLMQAAVKIRTDVTKAHQALSPQGAEGQISDASRWLVEAAEHLDGQLDAAMEALDGALNTLGQSQQEIESVLQGLSFNASELEQTEERLFAIRAAARKHAVLPDELPAVAEELSAKLQTLTSGTAGLDALQREVEAAEAAYMHAAERLHGARLSAADALDRVMAAELAPLKMERAVFKTEISPSDAGPNGTDTVAFTVATNPGAPTGALEKIASGGELSRFLLALKVCLSERTLQRTMIFDEIDRGVGGATADAVGRRLAQLGADGQVLVVTHSPQVAALGSAHWRVEKRVEQDKTLSTVVALTPQERVDEIARMLAGDVVTDEARGAARSLLGAV is encoded by the coding sequence ATGCTGCGTGGGTTAAGCGTTCGTGACATATTGATCATTGACCATTTGGAGCTGGAATTTCAGCCGGGGCTCAATGTATTGACCGGGGAAACCGGAGCGGGCAAATCCATTTTGCTCGATTGTCTCGGCTTCGTTTTGGGCTGGCGCGGTCGGGCGGAGCTTGTGCGTCAGGGCGCTGAGCAGGGCGAGGTGGTTGCCTGGTTTGACTTGCCTGCCGACCATCCCGTGAATGAAATTCTCAAAGACAGCGGGATCGAACCGGAAGACGAGTTGATCCTGCGCAGGATCAACAACCGCGATGGGCGCAAGACTGCTTTTGTCAATGATCGCAGGTGCTCGGGGCAGGTTCTCCGCCAAATCAGCGAGACATTACTAGAGCTCCATGGGCAACACGATGATCGCGGCCTGTTAAATGTTAAAGGCCATATGGCATTGCTTGATGATTTCGCCCAAGCCGCTCCGCTGCGTGAGGAGACACGCCAGGCCTGGCGTGCGCTGAGCCTGGCCAAGGCGGAACGCACGGCATTGGCTGCGAAGATCGAGGCGCTGGCGGCAGAGGAAGACTATCTGCGCCATACTGTCGACGAGCTGGAGGCTTTGGATGTGCAGCCTGGCGATGAAAGTCAGTTGGATTCCAAACGTCGTTTGATGCAGGCGGCTGTCAAAATCCGCACAGATGTAACAAAGGCCCATCAAGCGCTGTCCCCCCAGGGCGCAGAGGGGCAGATCAGCGATGCCAGCCGTTGGCTCGTGGAAGCGGCGGAGCATCTTGACGGTCAATTGGATGCGGCGATGGAGGCTCTTGATGGGGCTTTGAATACGCTTGGGCAGAGTCAGCAAGAAATTGAGAGTGTGCTGCAGGGATTGAGTTTTAATGCCTCCGAGCTGGAACAGACTGAGGAAAGATTGTTCGCTATTCGGGCTGCGGCCCGCAAACACGCGGTATTGCCCGACGAGCTGCCGGCTGTTGCGGAGGAGTTGAGCGCGAAGCTGCAGACTTTGACCAGTGGCACAGCCGGATTGGATGCTCTGCAACGCGAGGTGGAGGCAGCTGAAGCGGCTTATATGCACGCGGCAGAGAGACTGCATGGCGCACGGCTATCGGCAGCCGACGCGCTCGATCGGGTCATGGCCGCAGAACTGGCGCCGCTCAAGATGGAACGTGCGGTGTTCAAAACAGAAATTTCTCCAAGCGATGCGGGGCCAAATGGCACTGATACGGTGGCCTTTACCGTGGCCACCAATCCTGGCGCACCCACGGGTGCATTGGAAAAAATCGCCTCTGGCGGTGAATTGAGTCGCTTTCTCTTGGCCCTCAAAGTCTGTTTGTCGGAGCGTACTTTGCAGCGCACCATGATCTTTGATGAAATTGACAGAGGTGTTGGCGGCGCCACCGCCGATGCGGTTGGCCGGCGTTTGGCACAATTGGGGGCAGATGGTCAGGTCTTAGTTGTGACCCATTCCCCGCAGGTCGCGGCGCTGGGTTCGGCCCATTGGCGCGTTGAGAAACGAGTGGAGCAGGACAAAACACTCTCAACCGTCGTGGCTCTCACGCCGCAAGAGCGGGTGGATGAGATCGCCCGCATGTTGGCGGGGGATGTGGTCACCGATGAGGCCCGCGGGGCGGCGCGCTCTTTGTTGGGTGCGGTTTAG
- a CDS encoding DUF427 domain-containing protein yields MTEHIKIRALSGKWSIRAAGAVIAETRGALELTERGYDPVIYFPRDDIAMAFLDQTDKTSHCPHKGDASYFSIITKNGPIENVAWSYETPNEAVAKIKHHLAFYLNDKITIEQV; encoded by the coding sequence ATGACAGAACATATAAAAATTAGAGCCTTGTCCGGCAAATGGTCCATTCGTGCCGCAGGCGCGGTTATCGCAGAAACCCGCGGAGCCTTAGAGCTCACAGAGCGGGGCTATGATCCGGTGATCTACTTTCCCCGCGATGACATCGCCATGGCATTTCTGGATCAAACAGACAAAACCTCCCATTGTCCGCATAAGGGCGATGCCAGTTATTTCTCGATCATCACGAAAAATGGACCGATTGAAAACGTGGCTTGGAGCTATGAGACGCCAAACGAAGCGGTGGCCAAAATTAAGCACCATTTGGCGTTTTACCTCAATGATAAGATCACCATAGAACAGGTCTAA
- a CDS encoding aminopeptidase P family protein has translation MFQTFDSPTAPEQGPPRLAKLRGWMAQQELNGFIVPRADHHQGEYVASCDERLSWLTGFTGSAGFACILEATAGIFIDGRYRLQVCEQVAEDFTPVHWPETSLHEWLAENAAPGAVIGFDPWLHTVEQIETLRTGLEGSGISLVASSNGIDAIWTDRPAPPNAPAWAHPPHLCGDSAEEKTRRLGAAIAAQSAQTAVITLPDSLCWLLNLRGSDVPRTPIVHCFGLLSDNGALTLFGDEAKFADLTLPDTVTLAPWDAFSRHLKDLTGTVLIEPASLPQAAFDALAAGPAKILRGFDPCSLPKACKTRTELDGCRAAHLRDGAAVVRFLAWFDGADTSHLTEIDIVTQLENCRAATNLLHDISFDTISGSGPHGAVVHYRVTDKSNRPLDADSLLLVDSGAQYQDGTTDITRTLPIGSPSLEMRQAFTRVLKGMIAISQLRFPKGLAGRDIDAIARAPLWAAGQDYDHGTGHGVGSFLSVHEGPQRLSRAGNVPLQRGMILSNEPGYYRPGAFGIRIENLITVIDAEPVPGGDDRAMLAFETLTYAPIDLRLVEISELTDREKKWLNAYHQEVYAKLAPLLAPETAQWLAEATRRI, from the coding sequence ATGTTTCAAACCTTCGATTCTCCCACCGCTCCAGAACAAGGCCCGCCGCGCTTGGCCAAATTGCGTGGCTGGATGGCACAGCAGGAATTGAACGGCTTTATCGTCCCGCGGGCCGATCACCACCAAGGCGAATATGTAGCCTCCTGCGATGAGCGCCTGTCTTGGCTCACCGGCTTTACGGGATCTGCTGGATTTGCCTGCATTTTGGAGGCCACAGCGGGCATCTTTATTGATGGCCGCTATCGCCTACAGGTATGTGAGCAGGTGGCGGAAGATTTCACGCCGGTGCATTGGCCCGAAACATCGTTACATGAATGGCTTGCAGAAAATGCCGCGCCCGGCGCGGTGATTGGCTTTGACCCTTGGCTTCATACGGTGGAACAGATCGAGACTCTGCGCACGGGATTGGAAGGTTCTGGTATTTCACTGGTGGCCAGTTCCAATGGGATTGACGCCATTTGGACAGATCGCCCGGCCCCGCCAAACGCCCCGGCCTGGGCGCATCCGCCGCATCTTTGCGGCGACTCCGCTGAAGAAAAAACCCGCCGCTTGGGCGCTGCCATTGCCGCGCAATCTGCGCAAACCGCTGTCATCACCCTGCCCGATAGCCTGTGTTGGTTGCTCAATCTGCGTGGCAGTGATGTGCCGCGCACGCCGATTGTCCATTGTTTCGGGCTCCTGTCCGACAATGGTGCGCTGACGCTTTTCGGCGATGAAGCAAAATTTGCAGATTTGACGCTGCCGGACACTGTAACACTTGCCCCTTGGGACGCCTTTTCCAGACATCTTAAAGATCTCACGGGCACTGTTTTGATTGAACCGGCCTCCCTACCCCAAGCTGCATTCGATGCGCTAGCGGCGGGCCCCGCAAAGATTTTGCGCGGTTTCGATCCCTGTAGCCTGCCGAAAGCCTGCAAGACACGCACCGAACTGGACGGTTGCCGGGCGGCGCATCTGCGCGATGGCGCGGCCGTGGTGCGGTTTCTGGCTTGGTTTGACGGGGCCGACACCTCCCATCTCACTGAAATTGACATTGTAACCCAGCTTGAGAACTGCCGCGCCGCCACCAATCTGTTGCATGACATCAGCTTTGACACCATCAGCGGATCTGGCCCACATGGGGCCGTGGTGCATTATCGGGTCACCGACAAAAGCAACCGCCCCTTGGACGCTGACAGTCTTCTGTTGGTCGACAGCGGCGCACAATATCAAGATGGCACCACCGATATCACCCGCACCCTACCAATTGGCAGCCCCAGCCTTGAGATGCGGCAGGCCTTCACCCGTGTTCTGAAGGGCATGATTGCCATATCACAGCTGCGGTTTCCCAAAGGATTGGCGGGCCGCGATATCGATGCCATCGCCCGCGCGCCCCTCTGGGCCGCAGGGCAGGATTATGACCACGGCACCGGGCATGGGGTTGGCAGTTTTCTGTCGGTTCACGAAGGGCCGCAACGGCTGTCACGCGCCGGCAATGTCCCGCTGCAACGGGGCATGATCCTCTCGAATGAACCGGGATATTATCGCCCCGGCGCCTTTGGCATTCGCATCGAAAACCTCATCACCGTTATAGACGCAGAGCCTGTGCCGGGCGGAGATGATCGTGCCATGCTGGCCTTTGAAACACTCACCTACGCACCGATTGACCTGCGCTTGGTTGAAATATCCGAACTGACAGATCGCGAGAAAAAATGGCTGAACGCTTACCATCAAGAGGTCTATGCGAAACTTGCGCCTCTGCTCGCGCCCGAAACAGCTCAATGGTTGGCCGAGGCCACGCGTCGCATTTGA
- the cobT gene encoding cobaltochelatase subunit CobT, producing the protein MMQNNDNPADPFKKALAEATKVMADDAELSVTYSVDPPGSTSDSIRLPQVSRRLSAQEVRLARGTADALALRHKFHDASTFDRYVPQGQMARDIYDAMETARCEAVGARAMPGTHTNIDAKIENEALRQGFGDIREASQAPLAMAAGYLVRHIATGRDLPPDAANVMNLWRDFIEGQTGGSLGSIEEILADQAEFAKFTRKIIQDLGYGDQLGDDPDFEDEDAEDQAEADEDQDDQPDSTGEDDDSEEQDDANPEQSQDKQQDASTAQVSMDDMADSDMGEEMELPEGEAPLEPPAPQPVSDADPQYMVYRTEFDEEIRAEDLAEPQELERLRAYLDQQLEPLKGAVSRLANKLQRRLQAQQNRSWEFDLEEGTLDAGRLARVIANPTTPLSFKVEKDTEFRDTCVTLLLDNSGSMRGRPISIAAICADVLARTLERCSVKVEILGFTTRAWKGGQSREEWLAEGRPQGPGRLNDLRHIIYKSADAPWRRARPNLGLMMKEGLLKENIDGEALEWAHRRMAVRQESRKILMVISDGAPVDDSTLSVNPANYLEKHLRDVIAMVEKRKQVELLAIGIGHDVTRYYDRAVTITDVEQLAGAMTEQLAALFESDARARARVMGLKRTG; encoded by the coding sequence TTGATGCAAAATAACGACAATCCTGCCGATCCGTTCAAAAAGGCACTGGCCGAAGCCACCAAGGTTATGGCCGATGATGCCGAACTGTCGGTGACCTATTCGGTGGATCCTCCGGGCTCTACCAGCGACTCCATCCGCCTGCCACAAGTCAGCCGGCGGCTGAGTGCGCAAGAGGTGCGTTTGGCCCGCGGCACCGCTGACGCTCTGGCCCTGCGCCATAAATTCCACGACGCAAGCACATTCGACCGCTATGTCCCGCAGGGGCAAATGGCCCGCGACATCTATGATGCGATGGAAACGGCGCGCTGCGAAGCGGTTGGTGCCCGCGCCATGCCCGGCACCCATACCAATATTGATGCAAAGATTGAGAATGAAGCTTTGCGTCAGGGCTTTGGCGATATTCGCGAAGCAAGCCAAGCCCCATTGGCCATGGCCGCCGGCTATCTGGTGCGCCACATCGCCACCGGGCGCGACCTGCCCCCCGATGCTGCCAATGTGATGAACCTGTGGCGCGATTTCATTGAAGGGCAAACCGGCGGCAGTCTCGGCTCAATCGAAGAAATTTTGGCCGATCAAGCAGAATTTGCAAAGTTTACCCGCAAGATCATCCAAGATTTGGGCTATGGTGACCAACTCGGCGACGATCCCGATTTCGAAGATGAGGACGCCGAGGATCAGGCCGAAGCAGATGAAGATCAAGACGATCAACCCGACAGCACCGGCGAAGACGATGATTCTGAAGAGCAAGATGACGCCAATCCAGAACAAAGCCAAGACAAACAGCAAGATGCCTCAACGGCGCAAGTCTCTATGGATGACATGGCCGATAGTGACATGGGTGAAGAAATGGAGCTTCCCGAGGGCGAAGCCCCTCTGGAGCCACCAGCACCGCAACCCGTTTCTGATGCAGATCCACAATATATGGTCTATCGCACAGAATTTGATGAAGAAATTCGGGCGGAAGATTTGGCCGAACCGCAAGAGCTGGAACGTCTGCGCGCCTATCTCGACCAACAGCTGGAACCTCTGAAAGGGGCCGTCAGCCGTCTGGCCAACAAGCTGCAGCGCCGCCTGCAGGCACAACAAAACCGCAGTTGGGAGTTCGATCTTGAAGAGGGCACCTTGGACGCGGGTCGTTTGGCTCGGGTGATTGCCAATCCCACAACGCCCCTATCCTTTAAGGTCGAAAAAGACACGGAATTCCGCGACACTTGCGTGACGCTCTTGCTCGACAATTCCGGCTCTATGCGCGGTCGCCCCATCTCCATCGCGGCCATCTGCGCCGATGTGCTGGCCCGCACCTTGGAGCGTTGCAGCGTGAAGGTAGAGATTTTGGGCTTTACCACCCGTGCGTGGAAAGGCGGGCAAAGCCGTGAAGAATGGCTCGCAGAAGGCCGCCCGCAGGGTCCAGGTCGCCTTAATGATCTGCGCCACATAATCTACAAAAGCGCCGATGCCCCTTGGCGCCGCGCCCGGCCCAATCTTGGGTTGATGATGAAAGAAGGGCTGCTCAAAGAAAATATCGACGGCGAAGCCCTCGAATGGGCGCATCGCCGCATGGCCGTCCGCCAGGAATCGCGAAAAATCTTGATGGTGATTTCCGATGGTGCGCCGGTCGATGACAGCACGCTTTCCGTCAATCCTGCCAATTATCTGGAAAAACACCTGCGCGATGTGATTGCCATGGTCGAAAAGCGCAAGCAGGTTGAGCTCTTGGCTATTGGTATTGGTCATGACGTGACACGCTATTATGACCGCGCGGTCACCATCACCGATGTGGAACAATTGGCCGGCGCCATGACCGAACAGCTCGCCGCCCTCTTCGAGAGCGACGCGCGCGCCCGGGCCCGCGTTATGGGCCTCAAACGGACCGGATAG